From the Notolabrus celidotus isolate fNotCel1 chromosome 12, fNotCel1.pri, whole genome shotgun sequence genome, one window contains:
- the LOC117823217 gene encoding beta-2 adrenergic receptor isoform X2: MIETGTPSMLGRTEPAHCTVCCCTLTNKILMVLFMVLLILAILFGNLVTLAVVLGTKHFKTSQGYLKASLAVADLAVGIFVVPLSVYAEVYLMVTDSAPEWTSYNSQSVNFHPCNVIGPIFAGCTLVSITTIFLLTIERSIAVLRPLHKDSVITRKRTMILIILSWVGSFFLAVSPMVFSSEIALEYNSCSRMCNYALGTIGEFPSQAWNILLLFPVFDFTLLGGTVVINIVSLSSIRQHSRRRKHLAESECQSSSKPTFSDIKAAKTIGTLTVAFTASFTPIAVFVVGNVLGNKWCNFSFFAFWILATNSCWNVIIYSVRDQKFRLRAHKLLMPFQRQDSTKT, translated from the coding sequence ATGATTGAGACCGGGACTCCGAGCATGTTGGGCAGAACTGAACCGGCGCACTGCACCGTGTGCTGCTGCACCCTGACCAACAAGATCCTCATGGTGCTCTTCATGGTGCTGCTCATCCTCGCCATCCTGTTCGGGAACTTGGTGACCCTGGCCGTGGTTCTGGGGACGAAACACTTCAAGACCTCGCAGGGTTACCTGAAGGCGTCGCTGGCTGTGGCCGATCTGGCGGTGGGAATATTCGTGGTGCCGCTGTCGGTCTACGCTGAGGTCTATCTCATGGTGACGGACTCTGCACCGGAGTGGACTTCCTACAACTCTCAGTCTGTTAATTTCCACCCGTGTAACGTCATCGGACCCATCTTTGCGGGATGCACTCTGGTCTCCATCACGACCATCTTCCTGCTGACGATCGAGAGGAGCATCGCCGTGTTGAGACCGCTGCACAAAGACTCTGTGATCACGAGGAAGAGAACcatgatcctcatcatcctctccTGGGTGGGGAGCTTCTTCCTGGCCGTGTCGCCCATGGTGTTCAGCAGCGAGATCGCTCTGGAGTACAACTCCTGCAGCCGGATGTGTAACTACGCTCTGGGGACCATCGGCGAGTTCCCAAGCCAGGCGTggaacatcctcctcctcttcccggTGTTCGACTTCACGCTCCTGGGAGGGACCGTGGTCATCAACATCGTCTCTCTGTCCAGCATCAGGCAGCACTCACGGCGCAGGAAACACCTCGCCGAGAGCGAGTGCCAGAGCTCCTCTAAACCGACTTTCTCTGACATCAAAGCCGCCAAGACGATAGGGACGCTGACCGTGGCGTTCACCGCGTCGTTCACCCCCATCGCCGTCTTTGTGGTCGGGAATGTTTTGGGGAATAAATGGTGcaacttttccttttttgcCTTCTGGATTTTGGCCACCAACAGCTGCTGGAATGTGATCATTTACAGCGTGAGGGATCAGAAATTCAGACTTCGAGCACACAAGCTCCTCATGCCTTTCCAGAGACAGGACTCCACCAAAACCTAA
- the LOC117823217 gene encoding beta-2 adrenergic receptor isoform X1: MHSSGLAGTTLIWFTCIHTSHHPCIIQCPSSATPVHKVQTPPLLKGHEVNVAASVDPMIETGTPSMLGRTEPAHCTVCCCTLTNKILMVLFMVLLILAILFGNLVTLAVVLGTKHFKTSQGYLKASLAVADLAVGIFVVPLSVYAEVYLMVTDSAPEWTSYNSQSVNFHPCNVIGPIFAGCTLVSITTIFLLTIERSIAVLRPLHKDSVITRKRTMILIILSWVGSFFLAVSPMVFSSEIALEYNSCSRMCNYALGTIGEFPSQAWNILLLFPVFDFTLLGGTVVINIVSLSSIRQHSRRRKHLAESECQSSSKPTFSDIKAAKTIGTLTVAFTASFTPIAVFVVGNVLGNKWCNFSFFAFWILATNSCWNVIIYSVRDQKFRLRAHKLLMPFQRQDSTKT, from the exons ATGCATTCATCAGGACTCGCGGGGACTACACTAATTTGGTTTACGTGCATCCACACTTCACACCACCCCTGCATAATTCAGTGCCCAAGTTCGGCTACCCCAGTCCATAAAGTCCAGACACCCCCCTTGCTTAAAG gtCATGAAGTGAACGTTGCAGCCTCAGTGGATCCAATGATTGAGACCGGGACTCCGAGCATGTTGGGCAGAACTGAACCGGCGCACTGCACCGTGTGCTGCTGCACCCTGACCAACAAGATCCTCATGGTGCTCTTCATGGTGCTGCTCATCCTCGCCATCCTGTTCGGGAACTTGGTGACCCTGGCCGTGGTTCTGGGGACGAAACACTTCAAGACCTCGCAGGGTTACCTGAAGGCGTCGCTGGCTGTGGCCGATCTGGCGGTGGGAATATTCGTGGTGCCGCTGTCGGTCTACGCTGAGGTCTATCTCATGGTGACGGACTCTGCACCGGAGTGGACTTCCTACAACTCTCAGTCTGTTAATTTCCACCCGTGTAACGTCATCGGACCCATCTTTGCGGGATGCACTCTGGTCTCCATCACGACCATCTTCCTGCTGACGATCGAGAGGAGCATCGCCGTGTTGAGACCGCTGCACAAAGACTCTGTGATCACGAGGAAGAGAACcatgatcctcatcatcctctccTGGGTGGGGAGCTTCTTCCTGGCCGTGTCGCCCATGGTGTTCAGCAGCGAGATCGCTCTGGAGTACAACTCCTGCAGCCGGATGTGTAACTACGCTCTGGGGACCATCGGCGAGTTCCCAAGCCAGGCGTggaacatcctcctcctcttcccggTGTTCGACTTCACGCTCCTGGGAGGGACCGTGGTCATCAACATCGTCTCTCTGTCCAGCATCAGGCAGCACTCACGGCGCAGGAAACACCTCGCCGAGAGCGAGTGCCAGAGCTCCTCTAAACCGACTTTCTCTGACATCAAAGCCGCCAAGACGATAGGGACGCTGACCGTGGCGTTCACCGCGTCGTTCACCCCCATCGCCGTCTTTGTGGTCGGGAATGTTTTGGGGAATAAATGGTGcaacttttccttttttgcCTTCTGGATTTTGGCCACCAACAGCTGCTGGAATGTGATCATTTACAGCGTGAGGGATCAGAAATTCAGACTTCGAGCACACAAGCTCCTCATGCCTTTCCAGAGACAGGACTCCACCAAAACCTAA